A DNA window from Paenibacillus sp. HWE-109 contains the following coding sequences:
- a CDS encoding tyrosine-type recombinase/integrase, whose product MKAYSLQLKMLVLVIGDLELEEISLILLKDYLARVSERLKPSSLGHRIRFARSLFRFAFEEGHLPRNPSIKLREPKMDKRIPKFLIEEDVIHLKISYYSNREHALLEFLYCTGCRVGEVQKINLEDINWENCSAIVNGKGSKQREVYFTTECKVWLKRYLDSRNDTCKALFVTETNPIRRLAIPTIRWSLKKLARRGDITANVKHMRSKTANLWVKSQMFPDSSARFCTSYLVRDVYLKYARTRSENILCITGERHEESSRRAGYSSWSISDATAETKGRHVYNFRPILHLKKFEVSEWVRAAGVKEHIVYSYVSRVSYRWSPRMRFRCAAFYERTFCLCEYIKAQINRRGSINVIALLLSLYTR is encoded by the coding sequence ATGAAAGCATACTCTCTACAATTAAAGATGTTAGTTCTTGTAATTGGTGATCTTGAATTAGAGGAAATATCTCTAATCTTACTTAAAGACTATTTGGCTAGGGTATCAGAGAGATTAAAACCTAGTAGTTTAGGCCATCGCATTCGCTTTGCACGTTCCCTTTTTCGTTTTGCATTTGAAGAGGGACATCTCCCGCGGAATCCTTCTATTAAATTGAGAGAACCAAAGATGGATAAACGCATTCCGAAATTTCTGATTGAGGAGGACGTAATTCATCTTAAGATTTCCTATTACTCTAATCGAGAGCATGCTTTATTAGAGTTTCTATACTGCACTGGATGCCGCGTTGGAGAAGTTCAGAAAATAAACCTTGAAGACATCAACTGGGAAAACTGCTCCGCTATCGTGAATGGTAAAGGATCCAAACAAAGAGAGGTTTATTTTACTACGGAGTGTAAGGTTTGGCTTAAGAGGTACCTGGACAGCAGAAATGATACTTGTAAAGCATTGTTTGTCACCGAAACGAATCCTATCCGTCGATTGGCGATTCCAACGATTCGTTGGTCTTTGAAAAAGCTGGCTAGACGAGGTGATATTACTGCGAATGTAAAACATATGCGTTCCAAAACGGCAAACTTATGGGTTAAGTCACAGATGTTTCCAGACAGCTCCGCGAGGTTCTGCACCTCTTACCTAGTACGTGACGTCTACTTGAAATATGCGAGGACTAGGAGTGAGAATATCTTATGTATCACGGGCGAGAGGCACGAAGAAAGCTCTCGAAGAGCGGGTTACTCCTCTTGGTCAATCAGCGATGCTACTGCTGAAACCAAGGGTAGGCATGTATATAATTTTCGCCCGATCCTACACCTTAAGAAGTTTGAAGTTAGTGAATGGGTAAGAGCAGCCGGTGTAAAGGAGCACATAGTTTATTCATATGTTTCTAGGGTTTCGTACCGCTGGTCCCCCCGTATGAGATTTAGGTGCGCTGCCTTTTATGAGCGCACCTTTTGTCTTTGTGAATATATTAAAGCACAGATAAATAGAAGGGGGAGTATTAATGTTATTGCCTTATTATTGTCACTTTATACTCGGTAA
- a CDS encoding HAD domain-containing protein, with protein MEIVNVTGAKIIISSSWREGRTLSQLQSIFRANGIEDCVIGVTPSFNNETIRGAGINAYLDDCNDVDSFVIIDDEEKMGDLEPFLVETDFRTGITESVKIEVIRRLMMNPTG; from the coding sequence ATTGAGATAGTCAATGTCACAGGGGCTAAAATCATCATTTCATCATCATGGAGAGAAGGAAGAACATTATCCCAATTACAGTCAATATTTAGGGCTAATGGAATTGAAGACTGCGTAATAGGTGTTACACCCTCCTTCAATAATGAAACAATTAGGGGGGCTGGAATTAATGCCTACTTAGATGATTGTAATGATGTAGATAGTTTCGTAATTATTGACGATGAAGAAAAAATGGGCGACTTAGAGCCATTCCTTGTGGAAACTGATTTTAGAACTGGAATAACTGAAAGCGTTAAAATTGAAGTGATAAGAAGATTAATGATGAATCCAACTGGATAA
- a CDS encoding DUF6557 family protein: MKALIEFLNMVKWESVEGRLPELYPDMKEATVLSKYNYVFNQLLTISSEENTEELVIQIYEVTDVSEDNYWAVSGRKRNDSIKYNISFDSWEKWLGYWVDDGGLDQVDIIAHCLYEMTWGGFSQEEIRNKYNQL, encoded by the coding sequence ATGAAAGCTTTAATAGAATTCTTGAATATGGTTAAATGGGAATCCGTAGAAGGTAGATTGCCTGAGCTTTATCCTGATATGAAAGAAGCCACAGTATTATCAAAATATAACTACGTGTTTAATCAGCTTTTGACTATAAGCAGTGAGGAAAACACAGAGGAACTTGTTATTCAAATTTATGAAGTGACTGATGTATCGGAAGATAATTACTGGGCAGTTAGCGGGCGAAAAAGAAATGATAGCATTAAATATAACATTTCTTTCGATTCATGGGAGAAATGGCTAGGATATTGGGTAGATGATGGTGGATTAGACCAGGTAGATATCATTGCTCATTGTTTATATGAGATGACTTGGGGTGGTTTTTCTCAGGAAGAAATAAGAAACAAATATAATCAGTTATAA
- a CDS encoding DUF6882 domain-containing protein, producing the protein MALEKQLAINDLVSNLDWNVDMSAGTATFGNDLTFPIQMLGSVSHQSNTWLWAWGNAQAQISSDSLTQAMQLKAYGIKNNIPELRENTISATDNEGHIIACIASGMFKNRFYYAGNYGVGTAFFTIDVAEEGLLEKPESVLTVFPQLITGFELNHRKALFFYLKDKGFNVSESNDSLTGVSAKLTVTAHFDELNRMTNLEATNK; encoded by the coding sequence ATTGCTCTCGAGAAACAATTAGCAATTAACGATTTAGTCAGTAACCTTGATTGGAATGTTGATATGAGTGCAGGAACAGCGACCTTTGGTAATGATTTAACTTTCCCTATTCAAATGTTGGGTAGTGTTTCGCACCAATCAAACACTTGGTTATGGGCTTGGGGAAACGCTCAAGCACAGATTTCCTCTGATAGTTTGACACAAGCAATGCAATTGAAAGCTTATGGCATAAAGAACAACATTCCTGAACTGAGAGAAAATACAATCTCTGCGACCGATAATGAAGGACATATAATTGCATGTATAGCTTCTGGAATGTTTAAAAATCGTTTTTATTATGCTGGCAACTATGGTGTAGGTACAGCATTTTTTACTATTGATGTAGCAGAAGAAGGTTTATTGGAAAAACCCGAATCGGTATTAACTGTATTTCCTCAACTGATTACGGGATTTGAACTCAATCACAGAAAAGCATTATTCTTTTATTTGAAAGACAAGGGGTTTAATGTTTCTGAATCGAATGACAGTTTAACGGGTGTTTCTGCTAAGCTGACGGTTACAGCACATTTCGATGAGCTGAACCGAATGACCAACCTAGAGGCAACTAATAAATAA
- a CDS encoding immunoglobulin-like domain-containing protein: MNSKKILLLGLGIPLLLLIAIASFLILPWLLIIIGIYLEPNLPTPMNKHGEFPFHLAYELNGKQFMIDDTIICDYAGIGMDEGHGKYIKWDEHLANGEKITQKLMSNEEQFSITLFDGFVQGQGGTFINYDLGNPQYYLGYKKYTSYNPGRVSISSPTASGIISEDELWNKYKIKIIEAKFSQPMVGNSISTASSYKDVANNAAKGVTVIPQESSYSPNTKQIIFTWKNDTDKQLTYEDSFYIQKKIDGNWQDVYREKAVGFSQEKKSFESHTQITHTYDISKYTNNIPSGNYRVVSPVLVPLKERSYEAHVLCGEFTIN; this comes from the coding sequence ATGAATAGCAAAAAAATATTATTACTAGGTCTCGGAATTCCGTTGTTACTGCTAATTGCGATAGCATCATTTCTTATTTTACCTTGGCTTCTGATAATCATAGGCATTTATTTAGAGCCCAACCTACCTACACCAATGAATAAACATGGGGAATTTCCGTTTCATTTGGCCTATGAATTAAATGGCAAACAATTTATGATTGACGATACAATCATTTGTGATTATGCCGGAATTGGTATGGATGAGGGACATGGAAAATATATAAAATGGGATGAGCACTTAGCCAACGGAGAAAAGATTACACAAAAATTAATGTCTAATGAAGAACAGTTTAGCATTACATTATTTGATGGTTTTGTTCAAGGTCAGGGCGGTACATTCATAAATTATGATCTCGGGAATCCGCAATATTATTTAGGATACAAAAAGTACACAAGTTATAACCCAGGACGTGTAAGTATATCAAGCCCGACTGCTAGCGGGATTATCAGTGAGGATGAACTTTGGAATAAATACAAAATAAAAATAATTGAAGCGAAGTTTTCTCAGCCAATGGTTGGAAATAGCATTTCGACAGCGTCTAGTTATAAAGATGTTGCTAATAACGCAGCAAAAGGCGTTACAGTTATTCCACAAGAATCTTCATATTCTCCTAATACAAAGCAAATTATTTTTACATGGAAAAACGATACAGACAAACAGTTAACGTATGAAGATAGTTTTTATATCCAAAAGAAAATTGACGGTAATTGGCAGGACGTATATCGCGAAAAAGCAGTTGGCTTTTCTCAAGAAAAGAAAAGCTTTGAATCTCATACTCAAATCACACACACATACGATATAAGTAAATATACGAATAATATTCCATCAGGAAATTATCGGGTTGTTTCTCCAGTACTTGTACCCTTGAAGGAAAGATCCTATGAAGCTCATGTTTTGTGTGGAGAGTTTACAATAAATTAG
- a CDS encoding contact-dependent growth inhibition system immunity protein — protein MINDYSELTINKIAEIEGFTDEYVVDESSSMSKWFGKILNTKVKHLLDEDVAKLLRQNYHPFYIIPEAIKRIRINPTVGELYDGEMIYSLSQVKSSFWLRFTELKDEVLLLLDELDNYRLVFLNEEEIDVEELNNDFSKLINDLKSTISKV, from the coding sequence ATGATAAATGATTATAGTGAACTAACAATTAATAAGATCGCAGAGATCGAAGGATTTACTGATGAGTATGTTGTAGATGAAAGTTCTTCAATGTCTAAATGGTTTGGAAAAATACTTAATACGAAAGTTAAACACTTACTGGATGAGGATGTAGCAAAGCTTTTAAGACAGAATTATCATCCTTTTTATATTATTCCTGAAGCTATTAAAAGAATTAGAATAAATCCAACTGTTGGGGAACTTTATGATGGGGAAATGATATATTCCCTTAGCCAAGTAAAGAGCTCGTTCTGGTTGAGATTCACAGAATTGAAAGATGAAGTCTTGCTACTATTAGATGAGCTTGATAATTACAGGTTAGTTTTCTTAAATGAAGAAGAAATTGATGTTGAGGAATTGAATAATGATTTCAGTAAATTGATTAATGATCTTAAAAGCACAATTTCTAAAGTATAG
- a CDS encoding CDI toxin immunity protein: MNGKQDRKWRLEQLLNKQKLKHKEEFGVLFEECVNALGEGTNIYSKEKSDEIYDYLGENYPFSPWSRIDWENVNYKMVVGNVNEIETILIKKYGELIEENVFILWSYGDFPVLQAQLHKAISAIDDLLAVSSDVYFLSPSKYVIELYHDGEITIGFKRR; encoded by the coding sequence GTGAATGGGAAACAGGATAGAAAGTGGAGACTGGAACAACTACTCAATAAACAGAAGTTAAAACACAAAGAAGAGTTTGGCGTATTATTCGAGGAATGTGTTAATGCATTGGGAGAGGGTACTAACATATATTCAAAAGAAAAAAGCGATGAAATATATGATTATCTCGGAGAAAACTATCCATTTTCCCCTTGGTCAAGAATTGATTGGGAAAATGTAAACTACAAAATGGTTGTAGGAAATGTAAATGAAATCGAGACCATCCTTATTAAAAAATATGGGGAACTAATTGAAGAAAATGTATTCATTCTTTGGAGTTATGGGGATTTCCCTGTATTGCAAGCTCAACTTCATAAAGCCATAAGTGCAATTGATGATTTGTTGGCAGTTAGTTCGGATGTATATTTTTTATCCCCATCGAAATATGTAATTGAACTTTATCATGACGGGGAAATCACAATCGGTTTCAAAAGACGATGA
- a CDS encoding tyrosine-type recombinase/integrase, with protein sequence MILSELWRLYEADKRIQGFSPSTLKAYALQLKMLVRELGDLDISEITLNLLKECLAKQSDRLKPSSLGHRIRFVRSLFRFAYEETYLTSNPSLKLREPKMEKHIPKFLIEEDVIHLKISCQSLRERALLEFLYSTGCRVGEVEKLNIEDLNWENCSAIVNGKGSKQREVYFTTECKVWLKKYLASREDSCNALFVTDTHPTRRMAIPTIRWALKRLADRGELKANVYPHRFRHTYACQLLDNGAPLDFIQGMLGHEKASTTQIYAQLRGERRRELYRRYF encoded by the coding sequence ATGATTTTAAGTGAGTTATGGCGACTGTATGAAGCTGATAAACGTATCCAGGGGTTTAGTCCAAGTACATTGAAAGCCTACGCCCTACAGCTCAAGATGCTGGTAAGAGAACTAGGAGACCTGGATATTTCAGAGATTACTTTGAACTTGTTGAAGGAATGCTTGGCAAAGCAGTCCGATCGGTTGAAACCCAGCAGCTTGGGACATCGTATACGTTTTGTTCGTTCCCTATTCCGCTTTGCTTATGAAGAAACATACTTAACATCAAATCCTTCTTTGAAGTTACGCGAACCCAAAATGGAAAAGCATATTCCTAAGTTTTTGATCGAGGAGGATGTCATTCACTTGAAAATCTCTTGCCAGTCTCTGAGAGAGAGGGCTCTTCTAGAGTTTCTCTACAGTACCGGCTGCCGGGTTGGAGAGGTGGAGAAGTTAAACATCGAAGACCTGAATTGGGAGAACTGCTCCGCAATCGTAAATGGGAAGGGCTCAAAACAAAGAGAAGTTTACTTTACAACCGAGTGTAAAGTTTGGTTGAAGAAGTATCTCGCGAGCCGCGAGGACTCCTGCAATGCCCTATTTGTAACCGATACACATCCAACAAGAAGGATGGCTATTCCGACGATCAGGTGGGCATTAAAACGGCTTGCTGATCGGGGAGAGCTCAAAGCAAATGTATATCCTCATCGCTTTCGTCATACCTACGCGTGCCAGCTCCTAGATAACGGAGCGCCATTAGATTTTATTCAAGGCATGTTGGGACATGAAAAAGCATCAACCACTCAGATTTATGCCCAACTGCGCGGGGAACGCCGGCGAGAACTCTACCGTCGTTACTTTTAG
- a CDS encoding immunity protein Imm33 domain-containing protein translates to MIESQQVICVKYGAAFLESDLNEKLGIALNMRDNLFPINGLRHKPENGTCGWYIWAGEVFPEDPDYFVPIHVRHIDEWDPKLKKYLGLGPGWRFLIADDYEDVWFDQSLLD, encoded by the coding sequence ATGATTGAATCCCAACAAGTAATTTGTGTTAAATATGGTGCTGCTTTTCTTGAAAGTGATCTTAATGAAAAGCTGGGAATTGCTCTTAATATGAGAGATAATTTATTCCCGATTAATGGACTAAGGCATAAGCCTGAAAATGGAACATGTGGTTGGTATATCTGGGCTGGCGAGGTATTTCCAGAAGATCCTGATTACTTTGTCCCCATACATGTAAGGCATATAGATGAGTGGGATCCAAAATTGAAAAAATATCTTGGATTGGGACCAGGTTGGAGATTTCTTATTGCCGACGATTATGAAGATGTATGGTTTGATCAGTCATTATTGGATTAA
- a CDS encoding metallophosphoesterase family protein — MYVTGDLHGYIDIGKLNSKRFPINRDLSKDDFVIIAGDFGLVWDNKNDELYWRKWLARKNFSTLFIDGNHENFQLLNSYPVENWNGGNVHRISESIIHLMRGQIFTIKGYKIFTFGGAQSHDKEYRKENVNWWPEEMPSLEEYHEGIKNLERHKWEVDFVITHMCPTSTLQILNESNNTGIHEDQLSDYFEQIKERLSYKKWYFGHFHRDMELPNKQKLIYKSIEELPTKQS; from the coding sequence TTGTATGTAACTGGTGATCTTCATGGGTATATAGATATTGGTAAATTGAATTCCAAGCGATTTCCCATAAATAGAGATTTAAGTAAAGATGACTTCGTAATAATTGCTGGAGATTTTGGACTTGTATGGGACAATAAAAATGATGAATTATATTGGAGGAAATGGTTAGCTCGAAAAAACTTTAGTACTTTATTTATTGACGGAAATCATGAGAATTTCCAGTTGCTAAATTCTTACCCTGTAGAGAATTGGAATGGTGGAAACGTACATCGAATAAGTGAAAGCATTATACATTTAATGCGAGGTCAGATCTTTACTATTAAGGGATACAAGATATTTACTTTTGGTGGAGCTCAATCTCACGACAAAGAGTATCGAAAAGAGAATGTTAATTGGTGGCCAGAAGAGATGCCATCACTAGAAGAGTATCATGAAGGAATTAAGAATCTAGAGCGCCATAAATGGGAGGTTGACTTCGTAATCACGCATATGTGTCCTACATCGACCTTGCAGATACTAAATGAATCTAATAATACTGGTATTCATGAGGATCAGTTAAGTGATTACTTTGAGCAAATAAAAGAACGCTTATCTTATAAAAAGTGGTATTTTGGTCACTTTCATAGAGATATGGAATTACCAAATAAACAAAAACTTATCTACAAGTCAATTGAAGAGCTTCCCACTAAGCAATCTTAG
- a CDS encoding immunity 53 family protein: MNLIEWLEDWYLSQCDGDWEHCYGMKMGTLDNPGWSVKINLQETTLENKPFEGLVKERTEHDWIHCRLKEGYFEGFGGPKNLGEILLIFKDWVELRDGER, from the coding sequence TTGAATTTAATAGAATGGTTGGAAGACTGGTATTTATCACAGTGTGATGGAGATTGGGAACATTGTTATGGAATGAAAATGGGAACGCTTGATAATCCTGGTTGGAGTGTAAAAATAAACTTGCAAGAAACTACTTTAGAAAACAAACCATTTGAAGGTTTGGTCAAAGAAAGAACCGAGCATGATTGGATACATTGTAGGTTGAAAGAAGGGTACTTTGAAGGGTTTGGTGGTCCTAAAAATTTAGGGGAAATTCTTTTAATCTTCAAAGATTGGGTAGAATTGAGGGACGGCGAACGTTAG